A single genomic interval of Mucilaginibacter robiniae harbors:
- a CDS encoding SGNH/GDSL hydrolase family protein produces MSILYRTRLFFLFACLYNCCISCKKISEIDSTTKHDSTLNAITNPIPLKVSSKLKTIVVVGSSTAAGYGASSIDSSWVNRLNSQLLNSKKARIINLGVGGFSTYNVMPTNFIPGPSRAYPAVNNNITQALSYHPDMVIINLPTNDIAYDYSDTEIMNNFKLMASLLDSSKVAYIITGTQPRNFSSLQTRKRLKTVDDELNAAFPNHVNDYLNQLSDDTWNIKPDFNSGDGVHVNNKGHKIIYQSFITFPLLLKLINL; encoded by the coding sequence ATGAGTATACTTTACCGTACCAGACTTTTTTTTCTATTTGCCTGTCTTTATAACTGCTGTATATCTTGCAAAAAAATTTCGGAAATTGATTCAACCACTAAGCATGATAGCACACTTAATGCTATTACAAACCCTATTCCCTTAAAAGTATCCAGTAAACTAAAAACAATTGTTGTAGTTGGTTCATCTACAGCAGCAGGCTACGGAGCCAGTTCTATTGATTCAAGCTGGGTAAACAGGCTAAACAGCCAGTTACTTAATAGTAAAAAAGCAAGAATAATTAATTTAGGTGTTGGTGGTTTCAGTACTTACAATGTCATGCCCACCAATTTTATACCCGGACCATCCAGAGCCTACCCTGCTGTAAATAATAACATTACTCAAGCATTAAGCTATCATCCGGATATGGTTATTATTAACTTACCGACTAACGATATTGCTTATGATTATAGCGATACTGAAATCATGAACAATTTCAAATTGATGGCTTCATTATTAGATTCCTCTAAAGTGGCTTATATTATTACAGGTACTCAGCCTAGAAACTTTTCTTCACTACAAACCAGAAAACGGTTAAAAACTGTAGATGATGAACTAAATGCTGCTTTTCCAAACCATGTAAATGATTATTTGAATCAGTTAAGTGATGACACCTGGAACATTAAACCGGATTTCAATTCTGGCGATGGCGTTCATGTGAATAATAAAGGTCATAAAATTATTTATCAATCCTTCATAACATTCCCACTGCTTCTAAAACTAATAAACCTCTAG